From a single Anomaloglossus baeobatrachus isolate aAnoBae1 chromosome 8, aAnoBae1.hap1, whole genome shotgun sequence genomic region:
- the GFI1 gene encoding zinc finger protein Gfi-1, with protein sequence MPRSFLVKSKKAHSYHQHRASDGEDYSREQEALLAQICAESKAVSPVEGSVSPVSCHLGEAGDVSSSASPPSSAGSLCDTTASECEDFWRPPSPSASPASERSACPSLEDSPPFSSSFKPYIWSSLAGSELRQLVHEYRPSGLERSSSLGAYGDRVPPSLPPPLYSSDRRVHGLYGEYAQAVSRYSNSRSSPTLFGEKTQGIKVESDLLCTRLLLNTGSYKCLKCSKVFSTPHGLEVHVRRSHSGTRPFACEICGKTFGHAVSLEQHKAVHSQERSFDCKICGKSFKRSSTLSTHLLIHSDTRPYPCQYCGKRFHQKSDMKKHTFIHTGEKPHKCQVCGKAFSQSSNLITHSRKHTGFKPFGCDLCGKGFQRKVDLRRHRETQHGLK encoded by the exons ATGCCCAGGTCATTCTTAGTGAAGAGCAAGAAGGCGCACAGCTACCACCAGCACCGGGCCAGCGATGGGGAGGACTACAGCCGGGAGCAGGAGGCTCTGCTGGCTCAGATCTGCGCAG AAAGTAAAGCTGTCTCTCCAGTTGAGGGCAGTGTGTCCCCTGTGTCCTGTCACCTGGGGGAGGCAGGAGATGTGTCCTCCTCAGCTTCTCCCCCGAGCAGTGCAGGGAGCCTCTGTGACACCACAGCCTCGGAGTGTGAGGATTTCTGGAGGCCTCCTTCTCCCTCTGCTTCTCCAG CTTCCGAAAGGTCTGCCTGCCCATCGTTGGAGGATTCTCCACCGTTTTCATCCTCCTTCAAGCCATATATTTGGAGCAGTCTTGCAGGATCAGAACTACGGCAGCTGGTGCACGAATACAGGCCCTCAGGACTGGAGAGAAGTTCCTCTCTAGGAGCCTATGGAGACAGGGTGCCTCCATCTCTGCCGCCACCTCTGTACAGCTCAGACAGACGGGTACATGGACTTTATGGagagtatgctcaggcggtgtcccGCTATAGTAACTCTCGTTCTTCCCCTACACTATTTGGAGAGAAGACTCAAGGGATCAAGGTGGAGTCTGATCTGCTGTGTACCCGGCTGCTGCTCAACACCGGCTCATACAAATGTCTTAAGTGCAGCAAG GTCTTTTCTACACCCCACGGGCTAGAAGTTCACGTCCGGAGGTCTCATAGTGGCACCAGACCCTTTGCCTGTGAAATATGTGGGAAAACTTTTGGCCATGCTGTCAGTTTGGAGCAACATAAGGCTGTTCACTCCCAG gaaagaagttttgactGTAAAATTTGTGGTAAAAGCTTTAAGAGATCATCTACGCTCTCCACACACTTACTTATCCACTCGGACACGAGGCCGTACCCATGCCAGTATTGCGGCAAGAGATTCCACCAGAAGTCCGATATGAAGAAGCACACCTTCATACACACAG GGGAAAAGCCTCATAAGTGTCAAGTTTGTGGCAAAGCATTCAGTCAGAGCTCGAATCTCATCACTCACAGTCGGAAACATACTGGCTTCAAGCCATTTGGCTGTGACCTTTGTGGCAAGGGCTTTCAAAGGAAGGTGGATCTGAGAAGACATCgtgaaacacagcatggacttaaaTGA